A genome region from Ctenopharyngodon idella isolate HZGC_01 chromosome 5, HZGC01, whole genome shotgun sequence includes the following:
- the LOC127513194 gene encoding protein shortage in chiasmata 1 ortholog isoform X6, with protein MNNHTVSNSCGRTQQSASFKTVRYKGIDYISEASVRCRLMMNVLEIPVPFQLDGNIYPHNGHLLDIAYRVPWKNKISMCTLQMTGSVMDDLKANIHFSDCLERFSVLQTGRRLEEVVPSSNPASQCSIGTAEVLWLLDGVESSAIRSPWEESFSPCTPDACCFTCDDLTLPEEVIFGDHLQRFKSHLPPFQTMLQRLKIMTVSDPVLNSSVNLLEGLVFRHCASYDAVLDEETGATFTGGNVIEVFKKEAALNEESLMLPVELHMDSSRRQEPIFSFAKLQGFLNVTREPIEERFPLKDLFKEATFADKLTTELEILEMAESSLANVTFKEPKSPVALRSYAEMELDLPLSPCNHTLCLPDLFMPSRLLSAEILSPVYKQHFMSDSDCENMEKAVWMAEKHPQCASKFLLAEPQVTKPLVHIQSLSELLTLLKVEMEPVPEPKDNMGQFHFTDSTVTMPNLSIYTEKIYTKKCKRAVRESHMDEIFSPLSIVKIDELLSKCASNAGNEQNHSVSSALPSSGRPTAVHPSQSKPLQSAVPTQVERGTTVKFFIMERMSHQGDSSTVTTTGGIDCKAVEIEQHMSSPAERCFGSQTISSTCLSEKQHSLVEMSKSSPLKHGVKDIEVISTIRKLPEKSEQRRENIISKSSPLSNCFRGRKGNNSVVHTYEDTLMSFVTLRKMSPMQKPQQSSPTSAEVTVNQNSIGKALPDNRINVVNHASDAGRSVIASEKSFPCEEKQEIISKIVYVQATESQRHAYRELHAMALPSMSKMQKLGISALNNRDFGTLSSELTRFLLKQQERMLRTEQDADSVNEMPLLHILVTLKEHVLFGCDLNAAAEYLAQAKDSCTLSCLNELLRKFEVLQYLSQKRQEPNPKLLELQEQINTWMNSHANHNTRVLVLTVNGVNKELLSALNQVSGNSVSEIVPGEGKHKVVSREVMDRLSYSRCVVVCSQHIGPDFPWQSFSVVFELHCVGHSPFGSVCSERNIDFISFSTAVPESTDISEESTAKSYLDTVPFVLLITDGLLNRLKIQFTLETMYNIVLLERKHSPSALKLGGTHFDVITVDETTAILIQELSELDMKIGQASERVVMRLSALSLQFSRCWLILHCAENHRALISSNIYINLVHIYSASVLFGIKSEKFDVKVLMVCEEEEIASYIYQISLHTLMNSERDGLSWLDRDWLSVRPTEAEHCLLHFPCINPLIAQLMLRRAPSLQWLLGASFFELQEMFPQIPHKVIKLFSDITAESKVKKATLKSENTPFSDINSPAHPHLPPWTQDLDKPQLDLEDKTPYSQFTQLIAGHNRRRGEETWRKNELSLPDSTHSHSFNPLLPSQFSQASATVSVWQPQGEGFIQHPNLVPGRAVPRGSARVPLAPLPTSEVLGFRNTACAFSSRPQGQTHRSSPENDPPRTTGEERKRRGGEDAHSVPPHCKRGKLLCERVPGRNDGQTRLRFF; from the exons ATGAATAATCACACCGTGTCTAATTCATGTGGTCGAACCCAACAAAGTGCAAGTTTCAAGACTGTCAGGTATAAGGGTATTGATTACATCTCTGAG GCTTCAGTCAGATGCAGACTGATGATGAACGTGTTAGAAATTCCAGTTCCATTCCAGCTAGACGGCAACATCTACCCTCACAATGGACACTTGTTAGACATCGCTTACCGGGTACCATGGA AGAACAAAATATCCATGTGTACTCTACAAATGACTGGATCTGTAATGGATGACTTGAAGGCCAACATACATTTCAGTGACTGTTTGGAAAG GTTCAGTGTGTTGCAGACAGGAAGAAGACTAGAGGAAGTGGTTCCCAGCTCTAATCCTGCCTCTCAGTGCAGTATTGGTACTGCAGAAGTCCTCTGGCTTTTAGATGGAGTTGAGAGCAGTGCCATCAGGTCACCTTGGGAAGAGAGTTTCAGTCCATGTACACCAGATGCATGTTGCTTTACCTGTGATG ATCTCACTCTGCCAGAGGAGGTGATATTCGGTGACCATCTGCAGCGGTTCAAAAGCCACCTGCCTCCATTTCAAACGATGCTTCAGAGGCTGAAGATCATGACTGTCTCGGATCCTGTTCTCAATTCATCAGTAAATCTCTTAGAAGGGCTTGTTTTTAG ACACTGTGCCTCATATGATGCAGTTTTAGACGAAGAAACGGGTGCCACATTTACTGGAGGAAATGTTATAGAGGTGTTCAAAAAAGAGGCAGCACTGAATGAAGAG TCACTAATGTTGCCTGTTGAACTTCATATGGATTCATCCCGAAGACAAGAGccaattttttcttttgcaaaacTGCAAGGTTTTCTAAATGTCACCCGAGAACCAATAGAAGAACGTTTCCCCTTGAAAGATCTTTTTAAAGAAG ccACCTTCGCTGATAAACTCACGACTGAGTTGGAGATCCTGGAAATGGCTGAAAGCAGTTTAGCTAACGTCACCTTTAAGGAGCCAAAATCTCCAG TTGCTTTGAGGTCTTATGCTGAGATGGAATTAGACCTGCCTCTTTCACCATGTAATCATACGCTGTGTCTACCAGACCTGTTTATGCCCAGCAGACTTCTGTCAGCTGAAATCCTGTCACCAGTTTATAAGCA GCATTTCATGTCAGACAGTGATTGTGAAAATATGGAAAAAGCCGTTTGGATGGCAGAGAAACATCCCCAATGCGCGTCTAAGTTTTTACTTGCTG AACCACAGGTAACTAAGCCCTTGGTCCACATTCAGTCACTTTCAGAGCTTCTTACACTGCTGAAGGTGGAGATGGAACCAGTCCCAGAACCCAAAGATAATATGGGCCAGTTTCACTTCACGGACAGTACAGTGACGATGCCTAATCTCTCCATCTACACTGAgaaaatttacacaaaaaaatgcaAGAGAGCTGTGAGAGAATCACACATGGATGAAATATTCTCACCACTGTCTATTGTGAAAATAGATG AGTTGCTGAGTAAGTGTGCCTCAAATGCTG GAAATGAGCAAAATCACTCTGTTTCCTCAGCACTGCCATCTTCAGGCCGTCCCACTGCAGTTCACCCTTCCCAGAGTAAGCCTCTGCAGTCAGCTGTACCTACACAGGTGGAGAGAGGGACGACTGTGAAGTTCTTCATAATGGAGCGCATGTCTCACCAAGGAGACAGTTCTACAGTGACAACAACTGGAGGAATAGACTGTAAAGCTGTAGAGATAGAGCAACACATGTCTAGTCCAGCAGAAAGATGCTTTGGGAGCCAGACAATTTCCTCCACATGTCTTTCAGAGAAACAACACAGTTTGGTCGAGATGTCTAAGTCATCTCCATTGAAGCACGGTGTTAAAGATATTGAAGTAATATCCACTATACGTAAACTTCCTGAGAAGTCAGAACAGAGAAGAGAAAACATAATCTCTAAATCATCTCCGTTATCAAACTGTTTTAGAGGCAGAAAGGGAAACAATTCAGTAGTTCATACTTACGAAGACACTTTAATGTCTTTTGTGACATTAAGAAAGATGAGTCCAATGCAAAAACCTCAACAGAGCAGTCCAACATCTGCAG AAGTAACCGTGAATCAGAATTCTATTGGAAAAGCCTTGCCCGATAACAGGATAAATGTAGTGAATCACGCCTCAGATGCAGGAAGGAGTGTCATTGCCTCTGAGAAGAGCTTTCCCTGTGAAGAGAAGCAAGAGATCATCAGCAAGATTGTATACGTCCAAGCCACAG AGAGTCAGAGACATGCTTATAGGGAACTGCATGCGATGGCTCTGCCCTCTATGAGTAAAATGCAGAAGTTGGGCATCTCTGCTTTGAACAACAGAGACTTTGGCACTCTGTCTTCCGAACTCACACGATTCCTTCTAAAGCAGCAGGAGCGAATGCTTCGGACAGAACAGG ATGCAGATAGTGTTAATGAGATGCCACTGCTACATATTCTGGTAACACTGAAGGAACACGTCCTCTTCGGATGTGACCTCAATGCAGCTGCTG AGTACCTGGCTCAGGCGAAGGACTCCTGTACTCTTAGCTGTTTGAATGAGCTGTTGAGGAAGTTTGAGGTATTGCAGTATCTGAGTCAGAAGAGGCAGGAGCCCAACCCTAAACTACTGGAGCTCCAGGAGCAAATCAACACATGGATGAACTCCCACGCTAACCACAACACTAGA GTCCTAGTGTTAACAGTGAATGGTGTAAACAAAGAGCTGCTTTCAGCTCTCAACCAGGTATCAG GAAACTCTGTGTCTGAAATCGTCCCGGGTGAAGGAAAGCATAAAGTAGTGAGCAGAGAAGTGATGGACAG ACTGTCCTACAGTAGGTGTGTCGTTGTGTGCAGTCAGCACATTGGTCCTGATTTCCCATGGCAGAGTTTCAGTGTGGTGTTTGAGCTTCACTGTGTGGGTCACTCGCCCTTCGgcagtgtgtgttcagagaGAAACATCGACTTTATCTCCTTCTCCACTGCAGTGCCTGAATCCA CAGATATCTCAGAAGAATCAACTGCTAAATCATATCTGGACACTGTTCCATTTGTGCTGCTCATCACGGATGGTTTACTGAACCGCTTAAAGATACAGTTCACACTGGAGACAAT GTACAATATTGTTCTGCTGGAGAGGAAACATTCTCCATCTGCACTGAAGCTGGGCGGAACCCATTTTGATGTCATCACTGTGGATGAGACCACTGCCATCCTCATCCAG GAGCTGAGTGAGTTGGACATGAAGATTGGACAAGCATCTGAGCGTGTCGTCATGAGACTCTCAGCACTATCTCTGCAGTTCAGCCGCTGCTGGCTCATTCTGCACTGTGCCGAGAACCACAGGGCATT GATTTCCAGTAACATCTATATAAATCTGGTTCATATCTATTCTGCATCTGTGCTGTTCGGAATCAAGTCTGAGAAGTTTGATGTCAAG gtgttAATGGTGTGTGAGGAAGAAGAGATAGCGAGCTACATCTATCAGATCTCCTTACATACTCTGATGAATTCAGAGAGAGATGGACTGAGCTGGTTGGATAGAGATTGGCTCAGTGTGCGGCCCACAGAG gcAGAGCATTGCCTATTGCATTTTCCCTGCATTAATCCTCTGATTGCTCAACTGATGTTGAGGAGAGCTCCATCACTGCAGTGGCTGCTGGGAGCTTCTTTCTTTGAGCTGCAGGAAATGTTCCCACAGATCCCTCACAAAGTCATTAAG CTTTTCAGTGATATTACAGCTGAGTCCAAAGTCAAAAAGGCCACCCTGAAGAGTGAGAATACACCCTTCTCAGACATAAACAGCCCAGCTCATCCTCATCTGCCTCCCTGGACTCAGGATCTTGATAAACCTCAGTTAGACCTGGAGGATAAGACGCCATATAGCCAGTTTACACAGTTGATTG CAGGTCATAACagaagaagaggagaggaaACATGGAGAAAAAATGAATTATCTCTTCCAGATTCAACTCACTCTCACTCATTCAACCCCTTATTGCCAAGTCAGTTCAGCCAAGCTTCAGCTACAGTGAGCGTCTGGCAGCCGCAGGGTGAAGGATTTATTCAACACCCAAATCTAGTGCCAGGCCGAGCTGTTCCCCGAGGGTCTGCCCGTGTTCCCCTGGCTCCTCTGCCCACTTCTGAAGTGCTGGGGTTCAGGAACACTGCGTGTGCTTTCAGCTCTAGGCCGCAGGGTCAGACTCACCGGAGCTCACCTGAGAACGATCCGCCTCGCACGACAGGAGAGGAGAGGAAGAGGCGAGGAGGAGAAGACGCGCACAgtg TGCCTCCGCACTGCAAGAGAGGAAAACTGCTATGTGAGCGAGTTCCAGGCAGGAATGATGGACAGACCAGACTGAGATTTTTCTGA
- the LOC127513194 gene encoding protein shortage in chiasmata 1 ortholog isoform X5 → MNNHTVSNSCGRTQQSASFKTVRYKGIDYISEASVRCRLMMNVLEIPVPFQLDGNIYPHNGHLLDIAYRVPWKNKISMCTLQMTGSVMDDLKANIHFSDCLERFSVLQTGRRLEEVVPSSNPASQCSIGTAEVLWLLDGVESSAIRSPWEESFSPCTPDACCFTCDDLTLPEEVIFGDHLQRFKSHLPPFQTMLQRLKIMTVSDPVLNSSVNLLEGLVFRHCASYDAVLDEETGATFTGGNVIEVFKKEAALNEESLMLPVELHMDSSRRQEPIFSFAKLQGFLNVTREPIEERFPLKDLFKEATFADKLTTELEILEMAESSLANVTFKEPKSPVALRSYAEMELDLPLSPCNHTLCLPDLFMPSRLLSAEILSPVYKQHFMSDSDCENMEKAVWMAEKHPQCASKFLLAEPQVTKPLVHIQSLSELLTLLKVEMEPVPEPKDNMGQFHFTDSTVTMPNLSIYTEKIYTKKCKRAVRESHMDEIFSPLSIVKIDELLSKCASNAALPSSGRPTAVHPSQSKPLQSAVPTQVERGTTVKFFIMERMSHQGDSSTVTTTGGIDCKAVEIEQHMSSPAERCFGSQTISSTCLSEKQHSLVEMSKSSPLKHGVKDIEVISTIRKLPEKSEQRRENIISKSSPLSNCFRGRKGNNSVVHTYEDTLMSFVTLRKMSPMQKPQQSSPTSAEVTVNQNSIGKALPDNRINVVNHASDAGRSVIASEKSFPCEEKQEIISKIVYVQATESQRHAYRELHAMALPSMSKMQKLGISALNNRDFGTLSSELTRFLLKQQERMLRTEQDADSVNEMPLLHILVTLKEHVLFGCDLNAAAEYLAQAKDSCTLSCLNELLRKFEVLQYLSQKRQEPNPKLLELQEQINTWMNSHANHNTRVLVLTVNGVNKELLSALNQVSGNSVSEIVPGEGKHKVVSREVMDRLSYSRCVVVCSQHIGPDFPWQSFSVVFELHCVGHSPFGSVCSERNIDFISFSTAVPESTDISEESTAKSYLDTVPFVLLITDGLLNRLKIQFTLETMYNIVLLERKHSPSALKLGGTHFDVITVDETTAILIQELSELDMKIGQASERVVMRLSALSLQFSRCWLILHCAENHRALISSNIYINLVHIYSASVLFGIKSEKFDVKVLMVCEEEEIASYIYQISLHTLMNSERDGLSWLDRDWLSVRPTEAEHCLLHFPCINPLIAQLMLRRAPSLQWLLGASFFELQEMFPQIPHKVIKLFSDITAESKVKKATLKSENTPFSDINSPAHPHLPPWTQDLDKPQLDLEDKTPYSQFTQLIAGHNRRRGEETWRKNELSLPDSTHSHSFNPLLPSQFSQASATVSVWQPQGEGFIQHPNLVPGRAVPRGSARVPLAPLPTSEVLGFRNTACAFSSRPQGQTHRSSPENDPPRTTGEERKRRGGEDAHSDFGPNLRDYWSVFTGETSVQQKSSLNCIAEETTAILKTHFFPIGNRSSGR, encoded by the exons ATGAATAATCACACCGTGTCTAATTCATGTGGTCGAACCCAACAAAGTGCAAGTTTCAAGACTGTCAGGTATAAGGGTATTGATTACATCTCTGAG GCTTCAGTCAGATGCAGACTGATGATGAACGTGTTAGAAATTCCAGTTCCATTCCAGCTAGACGGCAACATCTACCCTCACAATGGACACTTGTTAGACATCGCTTACCGGGTACCATGGA AGAACAAAATATCCATGTGTACTCTACAAATGACTGGATCTGTAATGGATGACTTGAAGGCCAACATACATTTCAGTGACTGTTTGGAAAG GTTCAGTGTGTTGCAGACAGGAAGAAGACTAGAGGAAGTGGTTCCCAGCTCTAATCCTGCCTCTCAGTGCAGTATTGGTACTGCAGAAGTCCTCTGGCTTTTAGATGGAGTTGAGAGCAGTGCCATCAGGTCACCTTGGGAAGAGAGTTTCAGTCCATGTACACCAGATGCATGTTGCTTTACCTGTGATG ATCTCACTCTGCCAGAGGAGGTGATATTCGGTGACCATCTGCAGCGGTTCAAAAGCCACCTGCCTCCATTTCAAACGATGCTTCAGAGGCTGAAGATCATGACTGTCTCGGATCCTGTTCTCAATTCATCAGTAAATCTCTTAGAAGGGCTTGTTTTTAG ACACTGTGCCTCATATGATGCAGTTTTAGACGAAGAAACGGGTGCCACATTTACTGGAGGAAATGTTATAGAGGTGTTCAAAAAAGAGGCAGCACTGAATGAAGAG TCACTAATGTTGCCTGTTGAACTTCATATGGATTCATCCCGAAGACAAGAGccaattttttcttttgcaaaacTGCAAGGTTTTCTAAATGTCACCCGAGAACCAATAGAAGAACGTTTCCCCTTGAAAGATCTTTTTAAAGAAG ccACCTTCGCTGATAAACTCACGACTGAGTTGGAGATCCTGGAAATGGCTGAAAGCAGTTTAGCTAACGTCACCTTTAAGGAGCCAAAATCTCCAG TTGCTTTGAGGTCTTATGCTGAGATGGAATTAGACCTGCCTCTTTCACCATGTAATCATACGCTGTGTCTACCAGACCTGTTTATGCCCAGCAGACTTCTGTCAGCTGAAATCCTGTCACCAGTTTATAAGCA GCATTTCATGTCAGACAGTGATTGTGAAAATATGGAAAAAGCCGTTTGGATGGCAGAGAAACATCCCCAATGCGCGTCTAAGTTTTTACTTGCTG AACCACAGGTAACTAAGCCCTTGGTCCACATTCAGTCACTTTCAGAGCTTCTTACACTGCTGAAGGTGGAGATGGAACCAGTCCCAGAACCCAAAGATAATATGGGCCAGTTTCACTTCACGGACAGTACAGTGACGATGCCTAATCTCTCCATCTACACTGAgaaaatttacacaaaaaaatgcaAGAGAGCTGTGAGAGAATCACACATGGATGAAATATTCTCACCACTGTCTATTGTGAAAATAGATG AGTTGCTGAGTAAGTGTGCCTCAAATGCTG CACTGCCATCTTCAGGCCGTCCCACTGCAGTTCACCCTTCCCAGAGTAAGCCTCTGCAGTCAGCTGTACCTACACAGGTGGAGAGAGGGACGACTGTGAAGTTCTTCATAATGGAGCGCATGTCTCACCAAGGAGACAGTTCTACAGTGACAACAACTGGAGGAATAGACTGTAAAGCTGTAGAGATAGAGCAACACATGTCTAGTCCAGCAGAAAGATGCTTTGGGAGCCAGACAATTTCCTCCACATGTCTTTCAGAGAAACAACACAGTTTGGTCGAGATGTCTAAGTCATCTCCATTGAAGCACGGTGTTAAAGATATTGAAGTAATATCCACTATACGTAAACTTCCTGAGAAGTCAGAACAGAGAAGAGAAAACATAATCTCTAAATCATCTCCGTTATCAAACTGTTTTAGAGGCAGAAAGGGAAACAATTCAGTAGTTCATACTTACGAAGACACTTTAATGTCTTTTGTGACATTAAGAAAGATGAGTCCAATGCAAAAACCTCAACAGAGCAGTCCAACATCTGCAG AAGTAACCGTGAATCAGAATTCTATTGGAAAAGCCTTGCCCGATAACAGGATAAATGTAGTGAATCACGCCTCAGATGCAGGAAGGAGTGTCATTGCCTCTGAGAAGAGCTTTCCCTGTGAAGAGAAGCAAGAGATCATCAGCAAGATTGTATACGTCCAAGCCACAG AGAGTCAGAGACATGCTTATAGGGAACTGCATGCGATGGCTCTGCCCTCTATGAGTAAAATGCAGAAGTTGGGCATCTCTGCTTTGAACAACAGAGACTTTGGCACTCTGTCTTCCGAACTCACACGATTCCTTCTAAAGCAGCAGGAGCGAATGCTTCGGACAGAACAGG ATGCAGATAGTGTTAATGAGATGCCACTGCTACATATTCTGGTAACACTGAAGGAACACGTCCTCTTCGGATGTGACCTCAATGCAGCTGCTG AGTACCTGGCTCAGGCGAAGGACTCCTGTACTCTTAGCTGTTTGAATGAGCTGTTGAGGAAGTTTGAGGTATTGCAGTATCTGAGTCAGAAGAGGCAGGAGCCCAACCCTAAACTACTGGAGCTCCAGGAGCAAATCAACACATGGATGAACTCCCACGCTAACCACAACACTAGA GTCCTAGTGTTAACAGTGAATGGTGTAAACAAAGAGCTGCTTTCAGCTCTCAACCAGGTATCAG GAAACTCTGTGTCTGAAATCGTCCCGGGTGAAGGAAAGCATAAAGTAGTGAGCAGAGAAGTGATGGACAG ACTGTCCTACAGTAGGTGTGTCGTTGTGTGCAGTCAGCACATTGGTCCTGATTTCCCATGGCAGAGTTTCAGTGTGGTGTTTGAGCTTCACTGTGTGGGTCACTCGCCCTTCGgcagtgtgtgttcagagaGAAACATCGACTTTATCTCCTTCTCCACTGCAGTGCCTGAATCCA CAGATATCTCAGAAGAATCAACTGCTAAATCATATCTGGACACTGTTCCATTTGTGCTGCTCATCACGGATGGTTTACTGAACCGCTTAAAGATACAGTTCACACTGGAGACAAT GTACAATATTGTTCTGCTGGAGAGGAAACATTCTCCATCTGCACTGAAGCTGGGCGGAACCCATTTTGATGTCATCACTGTGGATGAGACCACTGCCATCCTCATCCAG GAGCTGAGTGAGTTGGACATGAAGATTGGACAAGCATCTGAGCGTGTCGTCATGAGACTCTCAGCACTATCTCTGCAGTTCAGCCGCTGCTGGCTCATTCTGCACTGTGCCGAGAACCACAGGGCATT GATTTCCAGTAACATCTATATAAATCTGGTTCATATCTATTCTGCATCTGTGCTGTTCGGAATCAAGTCTGAGAAGTTTGATGTCAAG gtgttAATGGTGTGTGAGGAAGAAGAGATAGCGAGCTACATCTATCAGATCTCCTTACATACTCTGATGAATTCAGAGAGAGATGGACTGAGCTGGTTGGATAGAGATTGGCTCAGTGTGCGGCCCACAGAG gcAGAGCATTGCCTATTGCATTTTCCCTGCATTAATCCTCTGATTGCTCAACTGATGTTGAGGAGAGCTCCATCACTGCAGTGGCTGCTGGGAGCTTCTTTCTTTGAGCTGCAGGAAATGTTCCCACAGATCCCTCACAAAGTCATTAAG CTTTTCAGTGATATTACAGCTGAGTCCAAAGTCAAAAAGGCCACCCTGAAGAGTGAGAATACACCCTTCTCAGACATAAACAGCCCAGCTCATCCTCATCTGCCTCCCTGGACTCAGGATCTTGATAAACCTCAGTTAGACCTGGAGGATAAGACGCCATATAGCCAGTTTACACAGTTGATTG CAGGTCATAACagaagaagaggagaggaaACATGGAGAAAAAATGAATTATCTCTTCCAGATTCAACTCACTCTCACTCATTCAACCCCTTATTGCCAAGTCAGTTCAGCCAAGCTTCAGCTACAGTGAGCGTCTGGCAGCCGCAGGGTGAAGGATTTATTCAACACCCAAATCTAGTGCCAGGCCGAGCTGTTCCCCGAGGGTCTGCCCGTGTTCCCCTGGCTCCTCTGCCCACTTCTGAAGTGCTGGGGTTCAGGAACACTGCGTGTGCTTTCAGCTCTAGGCCGCAGGGTCAGACTCACCGGAGCTCACCTGAGAACGATCCGCCTCGCACGACAGGAGAGGAGAGGAAGAGGCGAGGAGGAGAAGACGCGCACAgtg